The proteins below are encoded in one region of Halocatena salina:
- a CDS encoding HVO_0416 family zinc finger protein codes for MALGNDDVFDAFLSQRGHRTEPDSVGWKRDHRKKQCPECGGLHDPPATECSVCGWAPHESS; via the coding sequence ATGGCGCTTGGGAACGACGACGTTTTCGATGCGTTTCTGTCACAGCGTGGTCACCGAACGGAACCCGACAGCGTCGGGTGGAAGCGTGATCACAGGAAAAAACAGTGTCCCGAGTGTGGCGGTCTCCACGATCCACCCGCAACGGAGTGTTCGGTCTGTGGATGGGCGCCCCACGAGTCGTCGTAG
- a CDS encoding RNA-binding domain-containing protein, which produces MIYSVDTTIEVAVQPTEVTDRVVAVVQNLFPDATIEERPATTDATDGQPAGEIVATTHSLEHLSELFHEQAILDTARSAMMDGIDAETDTFQFRLKKQAAFEEVVNFAVGNPDELGDVRVTVTVEEPDPETYIQYLAPPTEEGVPIDDDQ; this is translated from the coding sequence ATGATTTACAGCGTTGACACGACCATCGAAGTAGCGGTACAACCGACGGAAGTGACCGATCGCGTGGTCGCTGTCGTCCAGAACCTCTTTCCCGACGCCACGATCGAAGAGCGACCAGCGACGACGGACGCGACTGATGGACAGCCCGCCGGTGAGATCGTCGCCACGACCCACTCTCTCGAACACCTTTCGGAGCTGTTTCACGAGCAGGCGATCCTCGATACGGCGCGCTCGGCTATGATGGACGGGATCGATGCCGAGACGGACACGTTCCAGTTCCGGCTAAAAAAACAGGCCGCCTTCGAGGAGGTCGTGAACTTTGCAGTCGGGAATCCGGACGAACTTGGCGACGTTCGCGTCACTGTGACAGTCGAGGAGCCGGACCCGGAGACGTACATCCAGTATCTCGCACCGCCGACCGAGGAAGGCGTGCCGATCGACGACGACCAGTGA
- a CDS encoding AAA family ATPase, translating to MGIIGTVGLPGSGKGEAASVARELDIPVVTMGDVIREECRARGLDPADHHGEIAVALREEEGPTAIADRSIERIREAYTETDTVLVDGIRSDVEVERFEAAFGSEFRLVAIEAPFDVRKDRIDDRDRDNATESLEERDRRELAFGMDAAIENADVTIENTSSIDTYYERIHELLQDDDLQR from the coding sequence ATGGGAATCATTGGAACCGTCGGACTTCCGGGCAGCGGGAAAGGCGAGGCTGCCTCCGTCGCGCGCGAGCTCGACATCCCCGTCGTGACGATGGGGGACGTTATCCGTGAGGAGTGTCGTGCACGCGGACTCGATCCTGCGGATCACCACGGCGAGATAGCGGTTGCCCTGCGGGAAGAAGAAGGTCCGACAGCGATCGCAGACCGCTCAATAGAACGCATCCGTGAGGCGTACACGGAGACCGACACCGTTCTCGTCGATGGCATTCGTTCGGATGTCGAGGTAGAACGCTTCGAAGCAGCGTTTGGATCTGAGTTCCGACTGGTCGCCATCGAGGCACCCTTCGACGTTCGGAAAGACCGAATCGACGACCGGGATCGGGACAACGCTACCGAAAGTCTCGAAGAACGAGATCGTCGAGAACTTGCCTTCGGCATGGACGCAGCGATCGAGAACGCCGACGTTACGATCGAAAACACGAGCAGTATCGACACGTACTACGAACGGATCCACGAGCTACTCCAAGACGATGATTTACAGCGTTGA